A single genomic interval of Feifania hominis harbors:
- a CDS encoding vWA domain-containing protein: MGITNSNKTVNMTQIDCEGSFRVTLALTAAPDIVSNPTDIVLVLDRSGSMAGSPLANMKAGAKTFIDIIEEATDGVQDGVIGSGSHIGIVSFASTAVADTPLITSVATLKSAVDSLTAGGNTNHADAFTKAMELFDPSSSNHKVIVMFTDGNTTTGAPPAPVAAAARADGITIYCIGLVGANGVDVNTLNE, from the coding sequence ATGGGTATTACCAATTCCAATAAAACGGTCAACATGACCCAAATCGACTGCGAGGGCTCGTTTCGTGTGACACTCGCGCTGACGGCGGCGCCCGACATCGTGTCAAACCCGACGGACATCGTGCTCGTGCTCGACCGCTCGGGCAGCATGGCGGGCTCGCCGCTTGCCAATATGAAAGCCGGTGCGAAGACCTTTATCGACATCATCGAAGAGGCCACCGACGGCGTGCAGGACGGCGTGATCGGCTCGGGCAGCCACATCGGCATCGTCAGCTTCGCCTCCACCGCCGTGGCCGACACGCCGCTGATCACATCGGTCGCCACGCTCAAGAGCGCTGTCGACTCGCTGACGGCCGGCGGCAACACCAACCACGCCGACGCGTTCACCAAGGCCATGGAGCTCTTTGATCCGAGCTCCTCCAACCATAAGGTGATCGTGATGTTCACCGATGGCAACACCACCACCGGCGCGCCGCCCGCTCCCGTCGCCGCTGCGGCCCGAGCCGACGGCATCACCATCTACTGCATCGGCCTGGTCGGCGCCAATGGGGTGGACGTCAACACGCTCAACGAGTAG
- a CDS encoding GNAT family N-acetyltransferase: MSVSIQIRPLEPGDDRLAVGRVYVKSWRHAYRGIVPQPYLDALEPDRWAASLDAPPRRSLVMLDGGRIVGTASFGPARLDGMAGFGELISIYLLPAYAGRGFGAQLLRRALDGLRELGFREVYLWVLEENRRARRFYEAHGFAPSGCTLEDCIGGKPLREVQYRYRIS, translated from the coding sequence ATGTCTGTATCCATCCAAATACGACCGCTGGAACCGGGCGACGACCGGCTGGCAGTCGGGCGCGTCTATGTCAAGAGCTGGCGCCACGCCTACCGCGGCATCGTGCCGCAGCCCTATCTCGACGCGCTCGAGCCGGACCGGTGGGCCGCCTCTCTCGACGCCCCGCCGCGCCGGTCTCTGGTGATGCTCGACGGCGGCCGCATCGTCGGCACAGCCTCCTTTGGCCCCGCGCGGCTCGACGGGATGGCCGGGTTCGGCGAGCTCATTTCCATCTATCTTCTGCCCGCGTATGCCGGGCGCGGGTTCGGCGCACAGCTTCTGCGCCGCGCGCTCGACGGGCTCAGGGAACTCGGCTTTCGCGAGGTCTATCTCTGGGTTCTCGAGGAGAACCGGCGCGCCCGCCGGTTCTATGAGGCCCACGGCTTTGCTCCGAGCGGCTGCACACTCGAGGATTGCATCGGCGGCAAGCCTCTGCGCGAGGTGCAGTACCGGTATCGGATTTCTTAA
- a CDS encoding DHHW family protein, with product MGKRLKSAAALLLALVLCLGLGANAFAYDAAEAGSLADALNTLGLFKGTDSGYDLDSELTRAQALVLLVRLIGQEVEALYGEERSHPFTDIPQWVNGYVGYGYENGLAAGVTPTEFQPDERASAQVFVTFVLRALGYKDSADGTVWDNWKTLAESAGILPDGVNTDKFLRGDAVVICYAALDAKVQGGEGTLADKLLADGAFNSLALATARALAGNEVTAQSSLIDIMGAVYAGVDTMEPSRLHVAEITEENLSFYFGAENIPFVEGIACEPMMTAQAHSVGLLRVKDGTDIEKTKADIRENVNPRKWICVGVSPSNIRVESIGNLILLVMDNSAPDELARNFRALDSSLATPDAKGMIKIGETYMEAGETVDQQSVSRLARVMENLRATYFADSDVYYAIVPDKTYYARELTADYINHSAIVEQLSYELLDWKTADLTGLLTLDDYYVTDPHWRQEELLPVAEELGKLMGFTVNRASFTTQSREGFVGTYRQKLANLPGETVRWLTSSATEAAVVDNFSNQAFKEVYDVARLDTDIAYDLFLSGATPLTVIENPNAAAKRELVIFRDSYASSLAPLLIENYSKITMVDLRYMHSSLLPEYVDFTDADVLFLYSDRLANDSLLLKADVPANDQLNMVG from the coding sequence ATGGGAAAAAGACTGAAATCAGCCGCTGCGCTGCTGCTGGCGCTCGTACTGTGCCTGGGGCTCGGCGCGAACGCCTTTGCGTATGACGCCGCCGAGGCGGGCAGCCTTGCGGACGCTCTGAACACGCTCGGCCTCTTCAAGGGGACGGACAGCGGCTATGATCTTGACAGCGAACTCACCCGCGCCCAGGCGCTTGTGCTTCTCGTGCGCCTGATCGGGCAGGAGGTCGAGGCGCTCTACGGAGAAGAGCGCTCCCACCCGTTTACCGACATCCCCCAGTGGGTCAACGGCTATGTCGGCTACGGCTATGAGAATGGCCTTGCCGCAGGCGTCACCCCCACCGAGTTCCAACCCGACGAGCGGGCGAGCGCCCAGGTGTTTGTCACCTTTGTGCTGCGTGCGCTCGGTTACAAGGACAGCGCCGACGGCACCGTCTGGGACAACTGGAAGACCCTTGCCGAGAGCGCCGGCATCCTGCCGGACGGCGTCAACACGGACAAATTCCTGCGCGGCGACGCGGTTGTGATCTGCTACGCGGCGCTTGACGCCAAGGTGCAGGGCGGCGAGGGGACGCTTGCCGACAAGCTGCTCGCCGACGGGGCGTTCAACAGCCTCGCCCTCGCAACGGCCCGCGCGCTCGCCGGCAATGAGGTCACAGCGCAGAGCTCTCTTATCGACATCATGGGCGCGGTCTATGCGGGCGTCGACACCATGGAGCCCTCGCGGCTTCACGTCGCAGAGATCACGGAAGAGAACCTCTCGTTCTACTTCGGCGCTGAGAACATCCCCTTTGTCGAGGGCATTGCCTGCGAGCCCATGATGACCGCGCAGGCCCACTCGGTCGGTCTGCTGCGCGTCAAGGACGGCACCGACATCGAGAAGACAAAGGCGGACATCCGCGAAAACGTCAACCCCCGCAAGTGGATCTGCGTCGGCGTGTCGCCGTCGAACATCCGCGTTGAGAGCATCGGCAATCTCATTCTTCTGGTCATGGACAACAGCGCTCCCGACGAGCTCGCGCGCAACTTCCGCGCGCTCGACAGCTCGCTTGCCACCCCCGATGCCAAGGGCATGATCAAGATCGGCGAGACTTACATGGAGGCCGGCGAGACGGTCGATCAGCAGTCTGTCAGCCGCCTTGCGCGGGTGATGGAGAATCTGCGCGCCACCTACTTTGCGGACAGCGACGTCTACTACGCCATCGTGCCGGACAAGACCTACTACGCCCGTGAGCTGACCGCCGACTACATCAACCACAGCGCCATTGTCGAGCAGCTCTCCTACGAGCTTCTCGACTGGAAGACGGCGGATCTGACCGGTCTTCTCACGCTCGATGACTACTATGTCACCGATCCCCACTGGCGCCAGGAGGAGCTTCTTCCCGTCGCCGAGGAGCTCGGCAAACTGATGGGCTTCACCGTCAACCGCGCCTCTTTCACCACCCAGTCGCGCGAGGGCTTTGTCGGAACCTATCGCCAGAAGCTCGCAAACCTGCCCGGTGAGACCGTCCGCTGGCTGACAAGTTCCGCCACCGAGGCCGCCGTGGTCGACAACTTCTCGAACCAGGCTTTCAAAGAGGTCTATGACGTGGCCCGCCTTGACACCGACATTGCCTACGACCTCTTCCTTTCGGGCGCGACGCCGCTGACGGTCATCGAGAATCCGAATGCCGCGGCGAAGCGTGAGCTCGTGATTTTCCGCGACTCCTACGCGAGCAGCCTCGCCCCTCTGCTGATCGAGAACTACTCGAAGATCACCATGGTCGATCTCCGCTACATGCACAGCAGCCTGCTGCCTGAGTATGTCGACTTCACGGATGCGGATGTGCTGTTTCTCTACAGCGACCGCCTGGCCAACGACAGCCTGCTTCTCAAGGCTGACGTCCCGGCAAACGACCAGCTCAATATGGTCGGCTGA
- a CDS encoding aldo/keto reductase, with protein sequence MIYRKLGKTGLSVSEIGMGCEGFVDHGGELTEPLLDAAERLGINYIDLYLSNPDRRARLGRALRGRRDKFILQGHLCSVWRDGQYRRTRDIDEVRAGFEEQLALLETDFLEVGMIHYVDSMDDWNAVASGPVMAYANELKAAGRIGHIGMSSHNPEVALAAVESGLIEVLMFSVNPCYDLLPADEDVEALWDDKNYERPLLNMDPARQALYEACDRRGVGVTVMKAFGGGDLLDASLSPAGAALTAFQCIHYALTRPAVATVLAGAHTVAELEASAAYETAPAAERDYAAAFAAFPKISWRGHCMYCGHCAPCPVGIDVASVTKFYHLARAQGAVPETVREHYASLPHGAGECIGCGACERRCPFEVPAVENMKKAAAVFGR encoded by the coding sequence ATGATTTACCGCAAACTGGGAAAGACCGGGCTTTCGGTCAGCGAGATCGGCATGGGCTGCGAGGGATTTGTCGACCACGGCGGCGAGCTGACCGAGCCGCTTCTCGACGCCGCCGAACGGCTCGGCATCAACTACATCGACCTCTATCTGTCGAACCCCGACCGCCGCGCCCGCCTCGGGCGCGCGCTGCGCGGCCGGCGCGACAAATTTATTCTTCAGGGTCACCTCTGTTCGGTGTGGCGCGACGGCCAGTACCGCCGCACACGCGACATCGACGAGGTGCGCGCGGGCTTTGAAGAGCAGCTCGCACTGCTTGAGACCGACTTTCTCGAGGTCGGCATGATCCACTACGTCGACTCGATGGACGACTGGAACGCCGTGGCCAGCGGCCCGGTCATGGCCTATGCAAACGAGCTCAAAGCCGCCGGGCGGATCGGCCACATCGGCATGAGCAGCCACAATCCCGAGGTGGCGCTCGCGGCGGTCGAGAGCGGGCTCATTGAGGTGCTGATGTTCAGCGTCAACCCCTGTTACGATCTGCTGCCCGCCGACGAGGACGTCGAGGCTCTCTGGGACGACAAAAACTACGAGCGGCCCCTGCTGAATATGGACCCCGCCCGCCAGGCGCTCTACGAGGCCTGCGATAGGCGCGGCGTCGGTGTGACGGTCATGAAAGCCTTTGGCGGCGGCGATCTGCTCGACGCCTCCCTCTCCCCGGCGGGCGCGGCGCTGACCGCATTCCAGTGCATCCACTACGCACTGACCCGCCCGGCGGTGGCAACCGTTCTCGCGGGGGCGCACACGGTCGCCGAGCTCGAGGCGAGCGCGGCCTATGAGACAGCGCCCGCCGCTGAGCGCGACTACGCTGCCGCTTTCGCCGCCTTCCCCAAGATCAGCTGGCGGGGCCACTGCATGTACTGCGGCCACTGCGCGCCCTGCCCGGTGGGCATCGACGTGGCGTCAGTGACCAAATTCTATCACCTCGCACGTGCCCAGGGCGCGGTGCCCGAGACCGTGCGCGAGCACTATGCGTCCCTGCCCCATGGGGCGGGCGAGTGCATCGGGTGCGGCGCGTGCGAGCGGCGGTGCCCCTTTGAGGTGCCCGCCGTGGAAAATATGAAAAAAGCGGCCGCCGTCTTCGGCCGCTGA
- a CDS encoding Gfo/Idh/MocA family protein, with amino-acid sequence MRKIKTAVVGCGKVGDFHAAAYRELENSELVAVCNHNIDRAQAFSQKYGVPAFCSIEEMARATGVEAVSICTPHPAHAEQVVQAARCGLHVMVEKPLASSLQDCDRMLAAVREAGVTGGMLCQRRLYPGSLRIRRAIEQGRLGRPILGSVNMLGWRDMAYYHSDPWRGTWSGEGGGVLVNQAVHQLDLLLWFMGEIEEVYGMWDTLNHPELEVEDTAVTVIRFKSGALGSIVASNSQNPALFGRVRVHGSNGASVGIQTDGGAMFIAGVSSVTEPPLNDLWTVPGEEKLLDEWVREDTELFQSVDATTHFHRLQLGEFLDAVAGGRSPMVPLEDGRRAVELFTAIYRSQRDHRPVRFPLEPENTEDFDGRLPR; translated from the coding sequence ATGAGAAAGATCAAAACCGCAGTCGTCGGCTGCGGAAAAGTGGGCGACTTTCACGCCGCGGCCTACCGGGAGCTGGAGAACAGCGAGCTTGTCGCGGTCTGCAACCACAACATCGACCGGGCGCAGGCCTTTTCGCAGAAGTATGGCGTGCCGGCTTTCTGCTCCATCGAGGAGATGGCCCGCGCCACGGGGGTGGAGGCGGTCAGCATCTGCACGCCGCACCCCGCGCACGCCGAGCAGGTGGTGCAGGCCGCTCGCTGCGGGCTGCATGTGATGGTGGAAAAGCCGCTGGCCTCGTCGCTGCAGGACTGCGACAGGATGCTCGCAGCCGTGAGAGAGGCCGGCGTCACGGGCGGAATGCTCTGTCAGCGCAGACTCTACCCCGGGTCGCTGCGCATCCGGCGCGCCATTGAGCAGGGCCGGCTCGGCCGGCCCATTCTCGGCAGCGTCAACATGCTCGGCTGGCGGGATATGGCCTACTACCACAGCGATCCCTGGCGGGGCACCTGGAGCGGCGAGGGCGGCGGTGTGCTCGTCAACCAGGCGGTGCACCAGCTCGATCTGCTCTTGTGGTTCATGGGCGAGATCGAGGAGGTTTACGGCATGTGGGATACGCTCAACCACCCCGAGCTAGAAGTGGAGGACACGGCGGTCACCGTTATCCGCTTCAAAAGCGGGGCGCTCGGCAGCATCGTCGCGAGCAACTCCCAGAACCCGGCGCTCTTCGGCCGGGTACGGGTACACGGCTCGAACGGCGCCTCGGTGGGGATTCAGACAGACGGAGGGGCCATGTTCATCGCGGGCGTCTCCTCGGTCACCGAGCCGCCGCTCAACGACCTTTGGACTGTGCCGGGAGAGGAGAAGCTCCTCGACGAGTGGGTGCGCGAGGACACGGAGCTCTTCCAGTCGGTGGACGCTACAACCCACTTTCACCGTCTGCAGCTTGGCGAGTTTCTCGACGCCGTCGCCGGTGGGCGAAGCCCGATGGTACCGCTTGAGGACGGCCGCCGGGCGGTCGAGCTCTTCACCGCCATCTACCGCTCACAGCGCGACCACCGCCCGGTGCGCTTTCCGCTTGAGCCGGAGAACACAGAGGATTTCGACGGCAGACTCCCGCGCTGA
- a CDS encoding MerR family transcriptional regulator, producing the protein MTIAEVSRAYDISADTLRYYERIGLIPTVPRTAGGIRDYGEEDCRWVEFIKCMRAAGIQVEALIEYVTLFAQGDSTTGARLQLLLEQRELLLGKMEQMQQTLERLNHKIEHYEQCDRAMRDLRPA; encoded by the coding sequence ATGACCATAGCGGAAGTGAGCAGAGCTTATGACATCTCGGCCGACACTCTGCGCTACTATGAGCGCATCGGCTTGATTCCCACCGTGCCCCGCACGGCGGGCGGCATACGCGACTACGGGGAGGAGGACTGCCGGTGGGTGGAGTTCATCAAGTGCATGCGCGCCGCTGGCATTCAGGTTGAAGCGCTCATCGAGTATGTCACCCTCTTTGCGCAGGGCGACAGCACGACCGGCGCACGGCTTCAGCTTCTCCTTGAGCAGCGCGAGCTGCTGCTCGGCAAAATGGAGCAGATGCAGCAGACTCTCGAGCGGCTCAACCACAAGATTGAGCACTATGAGCAGTGCGACCGCGCCATGCGCGATCTGCGCCCCGCCTGA
- a CDS encoding zinc-dependent alcohol dehydrogenase, whose translation MRALVLKEYKKLVCEQIPTPDCGEGEVLIRLKCCAVCGSDVHGYDGSTGRRIPPIVMGHEASGVIEKVGAKVKNYKPGDRVTFDSTVYCNECEMCKAGRVNLCRNRRVLGVSCDEYRRDGAFAEYIAVPEYILYRLPDNVTFRQAAMVEPLSIAYHGVTRAEIRPGATVAVVGVGTIGMMALQLAKSMGAATVIAVDIDEKRLEMALQNGATHAVNSREADALERLRALTPGGEGVDVAVDATGIQATADLCVNAAVLGGQVVFVGNLAARIEIPLQVVVTRELSLFGSCASAGEYDKCLALIAGGQVDVDALISAAVPLEEGAEWIERVYRREPGLYKIVLTME comes from the coding sequence ATGAGAGCACTGGTATTGAAAGAGTACAAAAAGCTCGTGTGCGAGCAGATTCCCACACCCGACTGCGGCGAGGGTGAAGTTCTGATCCGGCTCAAGTGCTGTGCGGTCTGCGGCAGCGACGTGCACGGCTACGATGGGAGCACGGGCCGACGGATCCCTCCCATCGTCATGGGACACGAGGCGTCGGGCGTGATTGAGAAAGTCGGCGCAAAGGTGAAGAACTACAAGCCGGGCGATCGGGTCACCTTTGACTCCACCGTCTACTGCAACGAGTGCGAGATGTGCAAAGCCGGGCGGGTCAACCTGTGCCGAAACCGGCGGGTGCTGGGGGTATCCTGTGACGAGTACCGCCGCGATGGGGCCTTTGCGGAGTACATTGCGGTGCCCGAATACATTCTCTACCGCCTGCCCGACAACGTCACGTTCCGCCAGGCGGCCATGGTGGAGCCGCTCTCCATCGCCTACCACGGCGTCACCCGCGCCGAAATTCGCCCCGGCGCCACCGTCGCAGTGGTCGGCGTCGGCACCATCGGCATGATGGCGCTGCAGCTGGCGAAGAGCATGGGAGCGGCGACGGTCATCGCCGTCGACATTGATGAGAAGCGCCTTGAGATGGCGCTGCAAAACGGGGCGACCCACGCGGTCAATTCCCGCGAGGCAGACGCGCTCGAAAGACTGCGCGCCCTCACGCCGGGAGGCGAGGGCGTCGATGTGGCGGTGGACGCCACCGGCATTCAGGCGACGGCGGACCTCTGCGTCAACGCCGCCGTGCTCGGCGGACAGGTGGTCTTTGTGGGCAATCTCGCCGCGCGCATCGAGATTCCGCTCCAGGTGGTGGTCACGCGGGAGCTGAGTCTGTTTGGCAGCTGCGCCTCGGCGGGCGAATACGACAAGTGCCTTGCGCTGATTGCGGGCGGCCAGGTCGACGTCGACGCGCTCATCAGCGCCGCGGTGCCGCTCGAGGAGGGCGCCGAGTGGATCGAGCGGGTCTATCGCCGCGAGCCCGGGCTCTACAAGATCGTTTTGACAATGGAGTAG
- a CDS encoding chromate transporter, which yields MSIYLLLFWEFLKTGLFAIGGGLATLPFLYDIAARYDWFDAAILPDMIAISESTPGPIGINMATYAGFNVAGVLGSIIATLAEIIPSIIIILIIAKFLDKFKGNTIVQNAFYGLRPAVCALIATAAVQVLETSVFTFDAFKAAPGITTLFDLKALILFVVVLVLTHLPKVKKLHPVFFLAGAAVVGIVFQM from the coding sequence ATGAGTATCTATCTTCTGCTGTTCTGGGAGTTTTTGAAGACCGGGCTGTTCGCCATCGGCGGCGGCCTCGCAACGCTGCCGTTCCTCTATGACATTGCGGCGCGCTACGACTGGTTTGACGCGGCGATCCTGCCCGACATGATCGCCATCTCGGAATCCACTCCCGGCCCGATCGGCATCAACATGGCGACCTACGCCGGCTTCAATGTGGCGGGTGTGCTCGGCTCGATCATCGCGACCCTGGCCGAGATCATCCCCTCGATCATCATCATTCTCATCATCGCGAAATTCCTCGACAAGTTCAAGGGCAACACCATTGTCCAAAACGCATTCTACGGCCTGCGCCCGGCGGTCTGCGCGCTGATTGCGACGGCCGCGGTGCAGGTGCTCGAGACCTCGGTGTTCACCTTTGATGCGTTCAAGGCTGCCCCCGGCATCACGACGCTGTTTGATCTGAAAGCTCTGATTCTGTTCGTGGTGGTCCTTGTGCTCACCCATCTGCCCAAGGTCAAAAAGCTCCACCCGGTGTTCTTTCTCGCCGGGGCCGCGGTCGTCGGCATTGTCTTTCAGATGTAA